The Chryseobacterium oranimense genome contains the following window.
TTCTTCCAGTAATTTTAAATTTTCTGCTTCGTGGTTGAACTTATCCGCAGTCATCCATGCAGACATTCTTTCGGAGCCTACACAAACAGCATTTTCCTGTACGCCGGCCTTTACAGAAAGGAATCCGTAGTTCAGGGCATTCATTCCCGAGTTGCATAAGCCGGTAGCGGTATTAATTTCAATAGATTTTCCGATATTCAGCTCCCCATGAACCATAGAAGCGTGGGAAGGCTGCATCTGGTCCGGAGAAGTGGTTCCAACGGACAATAGCTTCATATCTTCCTTCTTGAAATTTTCATCGAATAATCCTTCTACAGCTTTTGCTGTCAGCTGTGCATTGGTATGGGTAGGATTGCCTTCTTTGTCCAAAGCATAATATCTTGTGGTGATCTTGTTATTTCTTAAAATCAGTGATTTTGCTTTAGAAGGAACACCGTTGATCAGACCAAGATAAGTTTCCATTTCATCATTTGATACCGGACTGTTGGGTAAATATGTTGATGCTTTTGTTATAAATACGTCGTACATTCTATTTTAAATTAATTCCTTGTAAATATGTTTTTTGTTTTTGTCTTTTAAACCAAAATATAGGGGTTGTCAGTAAGTGTAAAACTAAGACGACAGGTGATATAATCCATATCGCAGCCATCAAATATACCTTAAAGAATTTTATCAGCAATGGGCGTTTCTCTTTTTTCTTAATAATGAGGTTGGACCATACGGTGAAGATCTTATTACCCACTTTTTCTACTCTTACTAAAAAAGGACGGATTTCTACGGCGCCATTCTTTACCAGATCAGGCTGAAGACCGGAGAGATTTCCGCTGCTGAAATGTTTCTCTATAATATTCCCATATTTTACTGAGCCTGCAATTTCCTCATCCGAGATTCCTGCGGCCGGAAGCATTCCTGACTTTTCTTTCTGTCCGGTAGTCAGCCAGCGTAAGATCGTCAGAACACTTGTATAATTGTCATGCCTGTCTACCAAAGCAATATTCCCTACCAATTTTGCGCCAAGATTTTTTAAATAGACCTTCAGCTTTTCCTGGGAAAGCATCCACATGTTTCTGGTCCCGGAAATGGTAACCACATCCGTGTCTTTCATGATTTTTTCCGCAAAACCGCTTTTCAGGAAAGAAATGATAGGAATGGACGGGGTAAGGTACCACACCTGGTATCCGAATAAGATGAGGTCGTACTTTTTGTTCAGGATCTCATCGGAAGGCGGAAAAATCTCTTTAGGGATCTGAAGATAAGATTCAGGGAAAGTATTAAA
Protein-coding sequences here:
- a CDS encoding dialkylrecorsinol condensing enzyme DarA; protein product: MKKNILIIYYSQTGQLEDIVKNVARPFEARKEEYDVTYYNIKLKEDFPFPWPGDVFFNTFPESYLQIPKEIFPPSDEILNKKYDLILFGYQVWYLTPSIPIISFLKSGFAEKIMKDTDVVTISGTRNMWMLSQEKLKVYLKNLGAKLVGNIALVDRHDNYTSVLTILRWLTTGQKEKSGMLPAAGISDEEIAGSVKYGNIIEKHFSSGNLSGLQPDLVKNGAVEIRPFLVRVEKVGNKIFTVWSNLIIKKKEKRPLLIKFFKVYLMAAIWIISPVVLVLHLLTTPIFWFKRQKQKTYLQGINLK